Proteins encoded together in one Peribacillus asahii window:
- the flgD gene encoding flagellar hook assembly protein FlgD, with translation MMTTIDTSLLLSNNVQERKVGDALGKDDFLKLFITQLQNQDPSSPMDNGEFIAQMATFSTMEQMINIGSKIDTLIQNNKQNDLLNYSTFVGKEIKWHSVEESGDSEEAIIKEGTGVIQSVQYKGDNVYFLLEDGTKLEPGNISEVHSMPSNSLVTGSELIGKQVTWQDEGGNELSGLIRSVLMSNNKLLYEIDDEKGTKLTSDQLIKIASK, from the coding sequence ATGATGACGACAATTGATACATCGCTTTTACTGTCTAATAATGTGCAAGAAAGAAAAGTAGGAGATGCCTTAGGAAAAGACGATTTCCTAAAGCTATTTATTACTCAACTGCAAAATCAAGATCCAAGCAGTCCGATGGATAACGGTGAATTTATTGCACAAATGGCCACCTTCTCGACTATGGAGCAAATGATTAATATCGGTTCCAAAATTGATACACTCATTCAAAATAATAAACAAAATGATTTGCTTAATTATAGTACATTTGTTGGTAAGGAAATCAAATGGCACTCGGTTGAAGAAAGTGGAGATAGTGAAGAAGCAATAATTAAGGAAGGAACAGGTGTAATCCAATCTGTGCAGTATAAAGGAGACAACGTATACTTTTTGCTTGAAGATGGCACGAAATTAGAGCCAGGGAATATTTCAGAAGTACATAGCATGCCTTCTAATAGCCTTGTGACAGGCAGTGAATTAATTGGAAAACAAGTAACCTGGCAGGATGAAGGTGGAAATGAATTGTCAGGGTTAATTCGTTCTGTCTTAATGAGCAATAATAAGCTTCTCTACGAAATAGATGATGAAAAAGGGACAAAGCTTACGAGTGATCAATTGATTAAAATTGCGAGTAAATAA
- a CDS encoding flagellar hook protein FlgE, translating into MLRSMYSGISGLKNMQTKLDVIGNNIANVNTYGFKKSRVTFSDTMNQTIAGASAATENRGGTNAKQIGLGSAIASIDTLHTQSSLQNTSRDQDLAISGDGYFLVKNGEAEFYTRAGNFYLDDKGTLVTSDGLKVQAFKVDADGDVTNNYGDVSVNVNALMPAVATDKITFKDNLSADSTSGAASVFTQQIKVTNDQGEYENLTVYFMKSATAANTWGVYLNDPSKSSDAVTGGPSAANYKIKDITFQADGTINSTAASGTLTVRRWSDGVVSTTTTYPTTPAPTPAPTIISTSRAINLDFTNLTQKAGVTTALVNPNGSTQGKLESFNFGSSGEINGVYSNGLVVTLGQLAIAKFSNPSGLLKTAGNTFQESINSGTADISIAGDGRGTIRSGSLEMSNVDLSEEFTEMIVTQRAFQSNTKVITTSDEILQELVNLKR; encoded by the coding sequence ATGCTTCGTTCAATGTACTCTGGTATTAGTGGATTAAAAAATATGCAAACAAAACTGGATGTAATCGGGAATAATATTGCCAATGTCAATACATATGGGTTCAAAAAAAGCCGTGTTACGTTTAGTGATACAATGAATCAAACGATTGCAGGAGCTAGCGCAGCGACAGAAAATAGAGGAGGAACAAACGCTAAACAAATAGGTTTAGGCTCTGCAATTGCATCAATTGATACACTTCATACGCAATCAAGTTTACAAAACACGAGTCGTGATCAAGATCTCGCTATTTCAGGAGATGGCTATTTTCTTGTCAAAAATGGTGAAGCGGAGTTCTACACACGTGCAGGAAACTTCTATTTAGATGATAAGGGAACCCTTGTTACTTCGGATGGATTAAAGGTACAAGCATTTAAAGTGGATGCAGATGGAGATGTCACAAACAATTATGGTGATGTATCGGTGAATGTGAACGCACTTATGCCGGCTGTAGCTACAGATAAAATCACGTTTAAAGATAATCTATCAGCTGATTCAACGTCGGGTGCGGCATCAGTTTTTACGCAACAAATTAAAGTAACGAATGACCAAGGAGAATATGAGAACTTAACAGTTTACTTTATGAAAAGTGCTACCGCCGCTAATACTTGGGGGGTTTACTTAAATGATCCTAGTAAATCTTCGGATGCTGTAACTGGCGGTCCAAGCGCAGCGAATTACAAGATTAAAGATATTACTTTTCAAGCAGATGGTACGATCAATTCAACAGCCGCATCTGGGACATTAACTGTTAGACGTTGGTCTGATGGAGTCGTAAGTACAACTACAACATATCCGACCACACCGGCACCAACACCAGCGCCAACAATTATATCAACATCACGAGCAATCAATCTAGACTTTACTAATTTAACCCAAAAAGCGGGCGTGACAACGGCACTAGTCAATCCAAACGGGAGCACTCAAGGGAAACTAGAAAGTTTTAACTTTGGTTCTTCTGGGGAAATCAATGGAGTGTATTCAAATGGTTTAGTTGTAACTTTAGGTCAACTAGCGATTGCTAAATTCAGTAATCCATCTGGGTTATTGAAAACAGCAGGAAATACGTTCCAAGAGTCGATTAATTCGGGTACAGCGGATATTAGTATTGCTGGAGATGGACGCGGGACGATTCGTTCTGGTTCTCTTGAAA